The nucleotide window TGTTGCCGTCTACCTGGCGCACGTATAAGAAACGGTTGTCGGGCAGTGGGCCAGTTTGAAAGCTCCACACCTCCCCTCGCACCGTTTCACCGGCTTTGTCGCGCACGGTTACCTGCCAGAAGTAGGTGGTGTTGTATTTGAGGTCGGCCACGGTCACGCTGGTGTCGCGGGTGTTGGTCAGCAGCTGCCGCCGGTCGGTTGTGTTGCTTTCAAACAGGACCACGTCGGACCGTAGCGAATCCGTTTTGTCGGGGTCCGTGACGCGCCAGCGCAGCACTACGCGGGTGCTCTGGCCGGTGGTACGGTCAGCGGGGCTGGGGCTACTGGGAGCATTCGGCCGCCGGTTGGTGCCGGAAGCTTTTTCCAGCGGAATGCGCACAATGGTGGTACCGCCTTCGTCTACCTGCACATTCACGTTTTCCGTTTTATAATCGGTTTTCTTGACAGCCAGGGCATACTTGCCAATCAGAACGTTGGGCAAATAAAACTGTCCTTCGGCGTCGGTGGTAAAGGAAGACGTGGCCGGGTTGGTCGTGATTACGGCGTTGGCCAGGGGAGCATTGTTGTTATTGGCATCGAGCACTACGCCCTGCAGATTGCCATAGCGGGCGGGCTCAACGGTGTTTTCCTCACAGGCCAGCAGGCTCTGACTTACGAGCACAACCAGCAACAGGCGTGCAACGGCACGTAACGAAGGAAGCATACAAAGGTGGGATGGGCGGGGAAAGTCAGGACAGGAAACGGCGGGGCGGCAGTATCAGGGCCGGGCCCCGGGCTGGTGCACCAGGGAATCTTCGGAAACGACGCTGCCCTGCAGGCTCAACACGCGCAGCCGCACCCGGTAAAAGTCGGCTGAGGCCACATTGATAGTCGTTTGCGACAAGGTAGCTGTCTGATGAGGAGCCACGGTAAAATTGCCCGATTGCGCATTGCGGGAAGTCCCGGCGGGGCCGCGTTTGTCGGTGTGCAGCTCGTAGCGCAGCGTTATGGGCTCGGCACCCGGATTGTGGCAGTGCCCAATCAACGTGAGCCGGTCACCTTCCCGGTGGGTTTCGAGCTGGGCCTGCCCTGTGGGACCTGACGGCTGGGGGTCGTTTTGGCCGAGCAGCCCTCCTACCAATGGGAATACTCCCAGAATAGATGTGTACTTCATAAACAGCTGAATTCTAGCAAAATGAAATATTACAACCCGTTAGCCAAGCCCTAAAAAAGCTCCGGTTGGCCTATTCCGACCGGAGCTTTTCAGCGCTCAGCCTACTTAGGGCATCGTCGTGGCCCGGCCCTGCTCAATGATGATGCGGATACCGTTGCCTTTCATTGTTACCTCGTACCCGGGAGCAGTACTGCCACTCTCGCGCTGCACCAGGTTGTTGTTGTTACCCATCTGCTCCACGCTGTAGCGGCGCTCGTCCACGCTCAGGCGCTGGTCAACTCGGTTGCCGTTGCCGCGCTGCACAATCTCTGACTCGGTGTTGTAGCCGGTTATTTCGCTGGCGGCCACGTTGCTGGCTCCTACTTGGGTAATGCTGGTGCGGTTTGCGGCTCCACTCTGCAGAATGGCCGCGGCATTATTGGCCCCGCTTTGGGTAATGGAAGCCGTATTGCCGCGTCCTACCCCGAGCATGTGCTGGTCGATGCTGCTTTGGTTGAGGCTGCCGTTTTGCTGCAGCAGGGCCTGGTTGGTCAGCGGATTGGCTTCGGGAGCCGACAGCGCCTGCCCATTCGACTGTTGCACTAGCAGCTGGCCCTGGCTGATGTCTTCCGGGTCACGGCTGGTTTGGGCCTGGGCTAGGTGGCTGCCAAGCCCGCTGAGCACAAGCATTCCTAGCCGAAATACTGTTTTCATAAAGTACGACCAAAACAAGTTGAAAGAAGATAAATAAGAATAAGCGGGCGGATAAGCCGGGTTGAAACCAGGATACCGCTATAAAAATAAGGTTATTTTTTAGAAATAAAATACAAATAAGATATTTCTTCACTTCTAACGGCAAAGAGCATCTTGCTAGCAATTGCTGGGCAAGATGCTCTTTGCATCGGGGGTGGTAGCGACTAACGCGCCACCTCGTTTAGGGATGGTTTTGCCGAACGACGCTGGTGTTGTTATTGCCAACCTGGCTTACATCACTGGTGTTGTTGTTGGCACCTTGCCAGGTATCAGCCTGGTTGCCTACGCCGGTCTGGATCTGGCGAGCGTAGTGGCTGTCCCCGTCCTGGTCGATGTAAGCACGGTTGCCGACGCTGCCTATGCTGTTGCCCTGCGACTGAATAGCCGTGTTCAGGCTGCCTTCCTGCTCAATGGTAGCGCGCTGGTTATCGCCCCGCTGCGACTGGGTAGCAACGTTGGAGTTGCCCAGCTGATTAATAAGCGCGGTACTGTTGTAGCTGCCATCGAAATTAGAGCCCTGGGTCTGAGATGCCTGGTTGAAACTACCGTTCTGAATGGCGGTGGCCCGGTTGTTATTCCCCATCTGATCCTGCTCGCTGCGGTTGGAGTTGCCGGTTTGCTCAATAATAGCCCGGTTGTCGTTGGTACCGTAGCCGGAAGTTGCATCGTGCTGTACCTGGCGGGCGTAGTTGCCGTCGCCACCCGACTGGGTTACAAAGGCCTCGTTGTTGCTGCCACCCCGCTGCTCCTGATACGAGTAGCTCGTGCCGCCTAGCTGCGTAGCCGTAGCCCGGTTCTGCGAGCCAATCTGCAACTGAACGGCTTCGTTGGCATTGTCGGTTGGCACTCCGTCGCCCTGGGTAATAGCGGCCTGGTTGCCGGAGCCGAACTGCGACTGGGTTGCCTTATTATTATTGCCCCGCTGCGAAGTAGTGGCGGCATTCATCGTATTGCCGTAGCCTGCGGCCTCTCCCTGGGTCTGGGTCAGCTGGTTGCTGTTACCAACCTGCGTGCCCCCGGCACTGCTGTTGCTACCCGTTTGGGTAACGGTACCCATGTTGCTGTTGCCGGTCTGCGACAAAGACTGCGTGTTGTTTTGGGCGTGTGTTGCACCGGCAACCAATAAGGTTACGGTCAGAAAAGACAAAGTTTTCATGAGTGGGAATGTAATAAGGTTGAAGAAGGGGGTGTGCCGAAAGCACCTTACTGTATAATGCTTCCCTCCGGAGGAATAACACAAATATATATGGACATAATTACAAAACAAGTCTATGCAATAAATTTTGTTAAAATATTTATTGCTTAAATTATATAATATATTCCCTTTTTTACTGCACATGCGTCCTCGACCAGCACCCAGTGAGGGAAGCGGCACGTCAGAAACGTTTAGTTATAGTCTTGGGGCTGTTAGGGCTGGCGTAGGTTGGCGGCCCCGGACCGGCCCAGATAGAAGGTCAAGCCGATTTTGGCGCTCCAGTAAGAGTCGTTGTAGCTGCCAAGCTTGAGATGATCTAGGCGGTCGGTGAAATAGTAGTGATTGTCGAGGCCCACACTCAGGCCAAGCTGGTCAGAGGGCAGGAACTCCACTCCTACCCCACCCGTGACGTGCCCCAGCACGGCCCGTGGGTCGGTTGATTGGTTGCGGGAAGTAATACCGCCGCCGGCCAGCAGGTAGGGCGTAAACCGGTCGCGCGGAAACAGCCGGTAAATCCCGATCAGCTCGGCGTAATTAAAGGTTTCGCGGTAGAAGTCGCCGGCGGCCAGCTCGAAGCG belongs to Hymenobacter cellulosilyticus and includes:
- the csgH gene encoding curli-like amyloid fiber formation chaperone CsgH; the encoded protein is MKYTSILGVFPLVGGLLGQNDPQPSGPTGQAQLETHREGDRLTLIGHCHNPGAEPITLRYELHTDKRGPAGTSRNAQSGNFTVAPHQTATLSQTTINVASADFYRVRLRVLSLQGSVVSEDSLVHQPGARP
- a CDS encoding carboxypeptidase regulatory-like domain-containing protein, producing MLPSLRAVARLLLVVLVSQSLLACEENTVEPARYGNLQGVVLDANNNNAPLANAVITTNPATSSFTTDAEGQFYLPNVLIGKYALAVKKTDYKTENVNVQVDEGGTTIVRIPLEKASGTNRRPNAPSSPSPADRTTGQSTRVVLRWRVTDPDKTDSLRSDVVLFESNTTDRRQLLTNTRDTSVTVADLKYNTTYFWQVTVRDKAGETVRGEVWSFQTGPLPDNRFLYVRQVDGNTDIYSSDNAGANLLRLTTSAFVETAPQLSPVRSRIAYASNATGRYQLYTMNRDGSDQRQLTPDMVPVEGYNNFGIAYHWSPDGSQLIYASYDKLWRINRDGTGLTQLASAPAAGTSGSATGRRREIRSWCKPSGPISTTRNSIL